A window of Pyrobaculum aerophilum str. IM2 contains these coding sequences:
- a CDS encoding DUF2192 domain-containing protein: MEATRQLHKDRIEAALVLLERVLNGAVTSRPSLVLELQTVYKERGIEPFRGLSKEGVYDKEIATVYLVGIYGAGVLAPGDFDNVFYIENRALEAVEIIRNTGEVLTPELKEALVKKTGEVKGKSAEDRVFRVLRLVFTGVMLGYYPEMLLVKSIKTYETAYPELAQRLLNYAAFYSAYKIAEEIALGKIRSAEGLKIAKYTYCLRLGFQKCKPGDKLIAEVAQAVYKVDRSLLARLFAKGVLPKIG; this comes from the coding sequence CCGCGCTGGTCTTACTAGAACGCGTCCTCAACGGGGCGGTTACATCCCGCCCATCGCTAGTTTTAGAACTGCAGACGGTGTATAAAGAGAGGGGCATTGAGCCCTTCCGCGGCCTCTCTAAAGAGGGCGTATACGACAAGGAAATAGCAACGGTATATTTAGTCGGCATTTATGGGGCTGGGGTGTTGGCCCCGGGGGATTTCGACAATGTTTTCTATATAGAAAACCGCGCGTTAGAGGCCGTTGAGATTATCCGCAACACGGGGGAGGTGCTCACCCCCGAGCTAAAAGAGGCGCTTGTTAAAAAAACGGGGGAGGTCAAGGGGAAGTCCGCGGAGGATAGGGTATTTAGAGTATTAAGGCTTGTCTTTACCGGCGTGATGTTGGGCTACTACCCAGAAATGCTCTTGGTAAAATCAATAAAGACGTACGAAACTGCGTACCCAGAGCTGGCACAGCGCCTGTTAAATTACGCGGCATTTTACAGCGCTTATAAAATAGCCGAGGAAATAGCCCTGGGGAAAATCAGAAGCGCCGAGGGCTTAAAAATCGCCAAATATACTTACTGTTTGAGGCTGGGCTTTCAGAAATGTAAGCCTGGGGACAAGCTGATTGCAGAAGTGGCACAGGCCGTGTACAAAGTGGACAGGTCCTTATTGGCGAGGCTTTTCGCAAAGGGGGTATTGCCAAAAATCGGCTAA
- a CDS encoding molybdate ABC transporter substrate-binding protein, which yields MRMKTALLIVLISALLIVAAWIVAVTQKPASQPRAAACVGDVSSFVAPTLIRVIKDAVAKAGMSTGGIQSVGSVEGLRKIQAGSRVDLYASVDIELRGDIERVGPRGVFSLGRFKLALACRTPLRDLADLAKVKIALADPNKAPIGYRELAVSWWLQRDYGINLTARYKALGVGFYYNGTLTITVPSALPNTNITDIAPSLDGAWTKLEIGAVDCVYAYVPFLVNKHLSLKPHGEETGYWTAYIGEAPGGKAVYVYVFKPPYDFLNDPPMPVRVVLLDPSGKPAKIINVGHFEAFVASFTEKGDCVLEALKNMNLTAYGFVK from the coding sequence ATGCGCATGAAAACAGCCCTCTTAATTGTGCTAATATCAGCCCTTTTAATTGTCGCAGCGTGGATTGTCGCTGTAACTCAAAAGCCCGCTTCACAGCCCCGTGCTGCCGCCTGCGTGGGAGACGTCTCAAGCTTCGTGGCTCCTACGTTAATACGGGTTATAAAAGACGCCGTGGCCAAAGCCGGCATGAGCACGGGAGGCATTCAGTCAGTGGGCTCTGTGGAGGGGCTTAGGAAGATCCAAGCGGGGTCTAGAGTTGATCTATATGCTTCTGTAGACATAGAGCTTAGGGGGGATATAGAGAGGGTAGGCCCCCGCGGCGTCTTCTCTCTGGGCAGGTTTAAACTGGCCTTGGCGTGTAGAACCCCCCTGAGAGATCTGGCGGATTTAGCCAAGGTGAAAATCGCTTTAGCGGATCCCAATAAGGCGCCTATTGGCTATAGGGAGTTGGCCGTGAGCTGGTGGCTACAGCGGGATTATGGGATAAATCTCACGGCTAGATACAAGGCGTTGGGAGTTGGCTTCTATTACAACGGGACGTTGACTATAACCGTGCCAAGCGCCTTGCCTAATACAAACATCACGGACATCGCGCCGAGTCTGGACGGGGCTTGGACGAAGTTGGAAATAGGCGCTGTGGATTGCGTATATGCCTACGTGCCCTTTTTAGTAAATAAACACTTGTCCTTAAAGCCGCACGGCGAGGAGACGGGGTATTGGACGGCGTATATCGGGGAGGCGCCCGGGGGGAAGGCGGTGTATGTTTATGTATTTAAGCCCCCATATGATTTTTTAAACGATCCCCCAATGCCGGTGAGAGTAGTATTGCTCGATCCCTCTGGAAAGCCCGCCAAGATTATTAACGTGGGCCATTTCGAGGCGTTTGTAGCCTCTTTTACAGAAAAGGGAGACTGCGTATTAGAGGCCCTTAAAAATATGAACTTAACTGCCTACGGGTTTGTAAAATAG
- a CDS encoding ABC transporter permease: protein MAVAAVIILLLLLIILPLLYAGPLPPGFTETLLTTAFFSGVASVISLPFGLATALWGRSPGRAFISQVLYVPAVVPPTSVGVLLLSAVMSPSKICSAVGQNCDFISNALYAFFVNKPAGVLLAMFVMALPVSYVVFDGALREIRAEAYFKSLGFKGAGLLLMILLSLRKATISAFIFSFLRGFGELGVLLIFASYPPTLSIYIYNAWLIYGVGPAVTASLLAMGVGIVSAYVVRIWFSK, encoded by the coding sequence ATGGCCGTAGCCGCTGTTATTATACTCTTACTGCTATTAATAATACTGCCTCTGCTTTACGCCGGCCCGTTGCCGCCGGGGTTTACAGAGACGTTGTTAACCACGGCTTTTTTCAGCGGCGTAGCCTCTGTTATATCGCTTCCCTTTGGGCTGGCGACTGCTCTATGGGGGAGATCCCCTGGCAGGGCGTTTATCTCCCAAGTCTTGTATGTACCAGCCGTCGTCCCCCCCACTTCAGTCGGCGTCTTACTGCTAAGCGCTGTTATGAGCCCCTCGAAGATATGCTCGGCGGTGGGGCAGAATTGCGACTTTATATCAAACGCCTTATATGCCTTTTTTGTAAATAAGCCCGCCGGGGTGTTGTTGGCAATGTTCGTCATGGCGTTACCAGTTTCGTATGTCGTTTTCGACGGGGCGTTGAGAGAAATCAGGGCTGAGGCTTATTTCAAGTCCCTAGGCTTTAAGGGGGCCGGTTTGTTGTTGATGATACTGCTCTCCCTGAGGAAGGCTACTATCTCTGCCTTTATATTCTCCTTCCTCAGGGGCTTCGGCGAGTTGGGAGTGTTGTTAATATTCGCCTCATATCCCCCAACGCTTTCTATATACATATACAACGCCTGGCTTATCTACGGCGTTGGCCCAGCGGTTACGGCCTCGCTCCTCGCAATGGGAGTAGGGATAGTCTCGGCATATGTAGTGAGGATATGGTTCTCAAAATAA
- a CDS encoding ATP-binding cassette domain-containing protein: MVLKITNLKARRGGFQLYVERLEVNSVVALVGRNGSGKTTLLDAVAGLIPAEGAVEACGREVSALPPEERKLVYIQATPVDLPMKPRRFLRLVASKWGKGEWEVKEVVERLGIGNLLNSSGLSTGQKQLLNIAAGLLAEPCAFLMDEPTSHLDWFNKRIVNDVVKKIGVPVLYVTHDPFEAFYVGDVICLIEGGRIRGCRENTPADFSEVERIVKSLYL, from the coding sequence ATGGTTCTCAAAATAACAAACCTCAAGGCCCGGAGGGGCGGGTTTCAGCTATATGTAGAGAGGCTAGAGGTAAACTCCGTGGTGGCGCTTGTGGGGAGAAACGGCAGCGGCAAAACTACTCTACTAGACGCAGTGGCCGGGCTCATTCCCGCCGAAGGCGCCGTGGAGGCTTGCGGGCGAGAAGTGTCGGCTCTCCCGCCCGAGGAGAGGAAGCTTGTCTACATCCAGGCAACCCCCGTAGACCTCCCAATGAAGCCGAGGAGGTTTTTACGCCTCGTGGCCTCAAAATGGGGGAAGGGGGAATGGGAGGTGAAGGAGGTTGTGGAGAGGCTGGGAATAGGGAATCTTCTAAACTCGTCCGGCCTCTCCACTGGGCAGAAACAACTTCTCAACATCGCCGCCGGACTGCTGGCTGAGCCCTGTGCCTTTTTAATGGACGAGCCCACATCGCATTTAGACTGGTTTAACAAAAGAATAGTGAACGACGTGGTGAAGAAAATCGGCGTCCCAGTCTTATACGTAACCCACGACCCCTTTGAGGCCTTTTATGTAGGAGACGTGATCTGCTTGATAGAAGGAGGGAGGATCCGGGGGTGCAGGGAGAACACCCCGGCGGATTTCTCAGAGGTGGAGAGGATCGTCAAGTCTCTCTATTTATAA
- a CDS encoding alpha/beta hydrolase family protein yields MPKAIVFHGYKSSPSNIEWLVKPLEEAGFGVVAPPIRDVEDGYERGLKELPVSVAAGHSMGGTVALLLAAKNPGSVKCVIAVAAPVDRRLQLQYLSQSSDPYLKKLANDLASLGSKLEQTSPSRFIGNGMPPVLYIRGSEDYVVPRTHIDILAGLSDRFNFPLEVVEVQGMGHSPKTEEHVKAVAEAVRKFAARCL; encoded by the coding sequence ATGCCTAAGGCCATTGTATTCCACGGTTATAAAAGCTCGCCCTCAAACATTGAGTGGCTGGTAAAGCCCCTAGAGGAGGCGGGCTTTGGAGTCGTGGCGCCTCCAATTAGAGATGTAGAGGACGGCTATGAGAGAGGCCTCAAAGAGCTACCAGTGTCAGTGGCCGCAGGCCACAGCATGGGCGGGACTGTCGCCCTGCTCTTAGCCGCTAAAAACCCGGGTTCTGTCAAGTGCGTTATAGCAGTGGCGGCGCCAGTGGATAGGAGGCTACAGTTGCAATACCTCTCCCAGTCCAGCGATCCCTATCTTAAGAAACTGGCCAACGACTTGGCGTCCCTCGGGAGTAAATTGGAACAGACTTCGCCGTCTCGTTTTATTGGCAACGGAATGCCGCCAGTGCTTTACATAAGAGGCTCTGAGGATTACGTAGTGCCGAGGACTCATATTGATATTCTCGCCGGCCTCTCCGACAGATTTAACTTCCCCCTGGAGGTGGTGGAGGTGCAGGGCATGGGCCACTCGCCCAAGACAGAGGAGCACGTCAAGGCTGTCGCAGAGGCTGTGAGGAAATTCGCGGCACGTTGTTTATAA